One Labrus mixtus chromosome 22, fLabMix1.1, whole genome shotgun sequence genomic window carries:
- the atp2b1a gene encoding plasma membrane calcium-transporting ATPase 1 isoform X6 → MANNSYSGVKNSMVEANHDGDFGCTLKELRSLMELRGAEALSKIGESFDDSQGLCQRLKTSPIDGLSGQPADIEKRKTVFGQNLIPPKKPKTFLQLVWEALQDVTLIILEVAAIVSLGLSFYRPPDAEREHCGRAAGGVEDENESEAGWIEGAAILLSVICVVLVTAFNDWSKEKQFRGLQSRIEQEQKFTVVRGGQVIQIPVAEIVVGDIAQIKYGDLLPADGVLLQGNDLKIDESSLTGESDHVKKTHGKDPMLLSGTHVMEGSGKMVVTAVGVNSQTGIIFTLLGTAEEDEEDEEEKKKEKEEKKKQRKNKKQDGSVENRKKAKAQDGAAMEMQPLNSDEGADAEEKKKSNLPKKEKSVLQGKLTKLAVQIGKAGLVMSAITVIILVVLFVVDTFWIQNLPWVKDCTPVYIQFFVKFFIIGVTVLVVAVPEGLPLAVTISLAYSVKKMMKDNNLVRHLDACETMGNATAICSDKTGTLTMNRMTVVQAYLAEKHYRKVPEPENIPSSILDMLILGIAVNCAYTTKIMPPEKEGGLPRQVGNKTECALLGFSKDLKRDYQAIRNEIPEEKLYKVYTFNSVRKSMSSVLKMADGSYRMFSKGASEILLKKCYKIQTANGESKVFRPRDRDDMVKKVIEPMASEGLRTICLAYRDFPVSEGEPDWDNENDILSGLTCLCVVGIEDPVRPEVPDAIKKCQRAGITVRMVTGDNINTARAIATKCGILLPGDDFICIEGKEFNRRIRNEKGEIEQERIDKIWPKLRVLARSSPTDKHTLVKGIIDSTVLEQRQVVAVTGDGTNDGPALKKADVGFAMGIAGTDVAKEASDIILTDDNFSSIVKAVMWGRNVYDSISKFLQFQLTVNVVAVIVAFTGACITQDSPLKAVQMLWVNLIMDTFASLALATEPPTEALLLRKPYGRNKPLISRTMMKNILGQGVYQLVIIFTLLFAGEKIFDIDSGRNTPLHAPPSEHYTVVFNTFVLMQLFNEINARKIHGERNVFEGIFNNLIFCSIVFGTFIIQIVIVQFGGKPFSCVALTVDQWLWCTFLGFGSLLWGQVISSIPTSRLKFLKTAGHGTQKEEIPDEELDELDDMEEIDHAERELRRGQILWFRGLNRIQTQIL, encoded by the exons ATGGCGAACAACTCGTACAGCGGGGTGAAGAACTCCATGGTGGAGGCCAACCACGATGGAGACTTTGGCTGCACGCTCAAAGAACTGCGCTCCCTTATGGAACTGAGAGGCGCAGAGGCGCTAAGCAAAATCGGGGAATCTTTTGATGATAGTCAAGGACTCTGCCAGCGGTTAAAAACATCACCTATAGATG GTCTAAGTGGACAGCCCGCAGACATCGAGAAGCGGAAAACAGTGTTTGGGCAAAATTTAATACCgcccaaaaaacccaaaactttTTTACAGTTAGTGTGGGAGGCGCTACAGGATGTCACACTGATTATCTTAGAAGTGGCAGCCATAGTTTCACTAGGCCTTTCTTTTTATAGACCTCCAGATGCCGAAAGAGAAC ACTGTGGAAGGGCAGCTGGCGGTGTGGAGGATGAAAATGAGTCGGAAGCAGGCTGGATCGAGGGCGCCGCCATTCTTCTGTCAGTAATCTGTGTGGTGCTGGTGACGGCGTTCAACGACTGGAGTAAAGAGAAGCAGTTCAGGGGCCTCCAGAGCCGCATCGAGCAGGAGCAGAAATTTACCGTCGTCCGTGGAGGACAAGTCATCCAAATTCCTGTGGCTGAGATCGTGGTGGGCGACATTGCACAAATAAAATATG GTGACCTTTTGCCCGCTGACGGAGTCCTCCTCCAAGGCAATGACCTGAAGATCGATGAGAGCTCACTCACAGGAGAGTCAGACCATGTCaagaaaacacatggaaaagaTCCTATGCTGTTATCAG GCACCCATGTAATGGAAGGCTCAGGGAAAATGGTGGTCACTGCTGTGGGTGTCAACTCTCAAACTGGAATTATCTTCACTTTACTTGGGACCGCtgaggaggacgaagaggatgaggaggagaagaaaaaggagaaggaggagaagaagaaacagagaaaaa ACAAGAAGCAGGATGGGTCTGTTGAAAATCGTAAGAAAG CTAAAGCACAGGATGGCGCTGCGATGGAAATGCAGCCTCTGAACAGCGACGAGGGAGCTGATgcggaggagaagaagaaatccaACCTGCCAAAGAAAGAGAAGTCTGTTCTCCAGGGCAAACTGACCAAACTAGCTGTTCAAATTGGCAAAGCAG GATTGGTTATGTCAGCAATCACCGTTATCATCCTGGTGGTGCTGTTTGTAGTCGACACCTTCTGGATCCAGAACCTGCCCTGGGTCAAGGACTGCACCCCCGTTTACATCCAGTTCTTTGTGAAATTCTTTATCATTGGGGTCACTGTTCTGGTGGTGGCTGTCCCTGAGGGCCTGCCTCTCGCTGTAACGATCTCCCTGGCGTATTCTGTTAAG aaaatgatgaaagataACAACTTAGTGCGACACTTGGACGCTTGTGAGACTATGGGCAACGCTACGGCCATCTGCTCTGATAAAACGGGCACGCTCACCATGAACCGCATGACTGTGGTGCAGGCCTACCTCGCTGAGAAGCACTACAGGAAAGTCCCCGAACCAGAGAACATCCCCTCCTCCATTTTAGACATGCTGATTCTGGGCATCGCCGTCAACTGCGCCTACACTACAAAGATCATG CCTCCAGAGAAAGAAGGCGGCCTTCCTCGACAGGTGGGCAACAAGACCGAATGTGCCTTGCTTGGCTTTTCTAAAGATCTAAAGCGGGACTACCAGGCTATTCGGAATGAAATTCCTGAAGAGAAACTATACAAAGTCTACACCTTCAACTCAGTGAGGAAGTCAATGAGCTCTGTGTTGAAAATGGCTGACGGCAGCTACCGTATGTTCAGCAAAGGGGCGTCAGAAATTCTCCTAAAAAA GTGCTATAAAATCCAGACGGCAAACGGTGAGTCGAAGGTGTTTCGCCCGCGTGACAGAGACGACATGGTGAAGAAAGTGATCGAGCCCATGGCCTCAGAGGGCCTGAGGACCATCTGCCTTGCATACAGGGACTTCCCTGTCTCTGAGGGGGAGCCTGACTGGGACAATGAGAATGATATCCTCTCTGGACTGACCTGCCTCTGTGTGGTGGGCATCGAAGACCCTGTGAGACCTGAG GTGCCCGATGCCATCAAGAAGTGCCAGCGTGCCGGCATCACGGTGCGGATGGTGACCGGTGACAACATCAACACGGCTCGAGCCATCGCCACCAAGTGCGGCATCCTGCTGCCCGGAGATGACTTCATCTGTATCGAAGGGAAAGAATTCAACCGCAGGATACGCAATGAGAAAGGAGAG ATCGAACAAGAGCGCATCGACAAGATCTGGCCCAAACTACGAGTGCTGGCTCGCTCTTCCcccacagacaaacacacactagtGAAAG GTATAATTGACAGCACAGTCCTAGAACAGAGACAAGTAGTAGCAGTAACAGGAGACGGCACCAATGACGGTCCTGCCTTGAAGAAAGCTGACGTTGGCTTTGCCATG ggtaTCGCTGGCACAGATGTAGCCAAGGAGGCCTCTGACATCATCCTGACTGACGACAACTTTTCCAGCATCGTCAAAGCCGTCATGTGGGGACGAAACGTCTACGACAGCATCTCCAAGTTCCTCCAATTTCAGCTGACTGTCAACGTGGTGGCCGTCATCGTAGCGTTTACAGGAGCCTGCATCACACAG GACTCCCCGCTCAAAGCAGTACAGATGTTATGGGTCAACCTCATCATGGACACCTTCGCTTCACTCGCCCTGGCCACAGAGCCCCCCACAGAAGCCCTGCTGCTGAGGAAGCCATATGGCCGCAACAAGCCGCTCATCTCCCGCACCATGATGAAGAACATCCTGGGTCAGGGAGTGTACCAGCTGGTCATCATCTTTACTCTGCTCTTTGCTG GGGAGAAAATTTTTGACATCGACAGCGGCAGGAATACACCCCTCCATGCCCCGCCGTCTGAACACTACACCGTCGTCTTCAACACCTTTGTGTTGATGCAGCTTTTCAACGAGATCAACGCCCGCAAGATCCACGGGGAAAGGAATGTCTTTGAAGGCATCTTCAACAACCTCATCTTCTGCAGTATCGTCTTTGGTACCTTCATTATCCAG ATCGTCATTGTGCAGTTTGGAGGGAAGCCGTTCAGCTGTGTGGCTCTGACCGTCGACCAGTGGCTGTGGTGCACTTTCTTAGGCTTTGGCTCTTTACTATGGGGACAG